From the genome of Thermogutta terrifontis, one region includes:
- a CDS encoding O-acetyl-ADP-ribose deacetylase translates to MTAKYEIGNCVLELVEGDITEQRVDAIVNAANSRLAGGGGVDGAIHRKGGPEIMAETRAKYPHGCPTGSAVISGAGRLPAKFVIHAVGPIYRDGQHGEPELLASAYRRSLELAVEHDCRSVAFPALSAGAYGYPLAEAARVALSTVIDFLKNHGKPALVRFVLFGTPAYEAFVKVLQELVGADRVVVESG, encoded by the coding sequence ATGACGGCCAAATATGAAATTGGGAATTGTGTGCTGGAGTTAGTGGAAGGAGATATCACCGAACAGCGTGTGGATGCGATCGTCAATGCCGCCAACAGTCGATTGGCAGGTGGAGGCGGAGTCGACGGGGCCATCCATCGCAAAGGGGGGCCCGAAATCATGGCCGAAACCCGGGCGAAGTACCCGCACGGTTGTCCGACGGGGTCAGCGGTTATTTCAGGTGCCGGCCGGCTCCCCGCGAAATTTGTCATCCATGCGGTGGGACCCATTTATCGCGATGGTCAGCACGGGGAGCCAGAACTGCTCGCCAGCGCCTACCGTCGGTCACTGGAGCTCGCCGTGGAGCATGATTGTCGCTCCGTGGCGTTTCCCGCCCTCAGTGCTGGTGCCTACGGTTATCCGTTGGCAGAAGCTGCCCGTGTGGCACTCAGTACGGTAATCGACTTTCTCAAAAACCATGGGAAACCCGCCCTGGTGCGTTTCGTGCTCTTCGGAACACCGGCTTACGAGGCCTTTGTGAAAGTGCTTCAAGAACTGGTCGGTGCGGACCGGGTGGTTGTCGAATCCGGATGA
- a CDS encoding UTP--glucose-1-phosphate uridylyltransferase produces the protein MSNATVDLAVVPVAGRGTRLLPLTKSQPKEMLPVGRKPVVQYVVEELVRCGIKRFLFITGPGKTAIENHFDLNPELIQMLRETGKEELLKELSFERAEVDYFYTRQRRQLGLGHAVLCSAPMVKDQPFVVALGDSIIGLQAQSDVVRRMITLFEAESADAVIAFETVPREDVVHYGIAQPVGNDLENGKEYFRLAGIIEKPTPEDAPSCLAVAARYVFRPAIFDHLRRTPPGKGEEIQLTDAIQRMIEAGGKVLGIRLPPQERRFDIGNFDSYFRAFLEFALADEECGPGLRQFLKRLLEGQE, from the coding sequence ATGTCAAATGCAACTGTTGATCTTGCTGTTGTGCCCGTAGCAGGACGGGGCACCCGGCTGCTCCCACTCACCAAGAGTCAGCCCAAAGAGATGTTGCCTGTCGGCCGCAAGCCGGTCGTGCAGTATGTGGTGGAGGAACTTGTTCGGTGTGGAATCAAACGGTTTTTGTTCATCACGGGGCCGGGCAAAACCGCTATTGAAAACCACTTCGACCTTAACCCGGAACTGATCCAGATGCTCCGGGAAACCGGGAAGGAAGAACTCCTCAAGGAGTTGTCGTTCGAGCGGGCGGAGGTGGATTATTTCTACACCAGGCAAAGGCGACAACTGGGGTTGGGCCATGCCGTATTATGTTCCGCACCCATGGTCAAGGACCAGCCGTTTGTCGTGGCCCTCGGAGATTCGATCATAGGTCTCCAGGCCCAATCGGATGTGGTGCGGCGAATGATCACGCTTTTCGAGGCGGAATCGGCGGACGCGGTCATCGCGTTTGAAACGGTCCCCCGCGAGGACGTGGTCCATTATGGAATTGCGCAGCCCGTGGGGAATGATTTGGAAAATGGAAAGGAATACTTTCGGCTGGCGGGGATTATCGAAAAGCCGACCCCGGAGGATGCACCAAGCTGTTTGGCGGTGGCGGCACGGTACGTCTTTCGACCAGCAATTTTCGACCATCTTCGCCGAACGCCCCCCGGCAAGGGTGAAGAAATCCAACTTACGGATGCCATCCAGCGAATGATTGAAGCGGGAGGGAAAGTTCTTGGCATTCGTCTCCCGCCGCAGGAACGGCGGTTCGACATCGGCAATTTCGATAGTTATTTCCGGGCGTTTTTGGAGTTCGCTTTGGCCGACGAGGAATGCGGACCAGGATTGCGACAATTCCTGAAACGATTACTCGAAGGTCAAGAATAA
- the serA gene encoding phosphoglycerate dehydrogenase: MVKVVVLDPISPEGLKLLESAGMIEYEVRTGLKGEDLRKTLAEFDGAICRSGVKITADALEGNKRLKVIVRAGVGTDNIDTAAATRQGIIVMNTPGGNTIATAEHTMALMLALSRNIFPAYKSLLEGKWERHQFMGTELCGKTLGIIGLGRVGQAVAERALAFKMKVLGYDPFLPEHRARELGIRTCRTLEDLFPEVDYLTVHTPLNEQTRNMIDRPQIQMMKKGVRIINCARGGIINEDALLEGLESGHIGGVALDVFTKEPCTNSPLFGKPNVLCTPHLGASTEEAQTNVAIEACELLVDFFTTGAVRNSVNMAPLDPKTLEGLRGYLDLVYRLGLLMAQIDREPPTRCKIRYQGEVANRDTRLLSAAFAAGLLQHALEQSVNLVNAPVLLQQRGIELAEERTTDIGDFASQVTVEVFRNDKSALAAGALFGKSLPRLVQKGAFRLESPLEGTMLIMYHRDVPGVIGRVGEIFGRHNVNIAFLSLGRAENKPGGEAIGVLALDSYPPAEAIAEILKLEPIHRATVVVLPPRGELPPWLGVGMPK, translated from the coding sequence ATGGTTAAAGTTGTCGTGCTCGATCCGATTTCCCCCGAGGGTCTTAAGCTCCTGGAATCGGCAGGAATGATCGAATACGAAGTCCGCACGGGTCTAAAGGGTGAAGACCTTCGCAAGACCCTCGCCGAATTCGATGGCGCGATCTGCCGCAGTGGGGTCAAGATCACCGCCGACGCGCTGGAGGGCAACAAGCGATTAAAGGTGATCGTTCGGGCAGGGGTGGGGACTGACAATATCGATACAGCAGCGGCAACACGCCAGGGTATCATCGTGATGAACACTCCGGGTGGCAACACAATCGCCACTGCGGAACACACCATGGCGCTGATGCTTGCCCTCTCCCGCAATATCTTCCCCGCGTACAAAAGCCTGCTGGAGGGAAAATGGGAACGCCATCAATTCATGGGAACCGAGTTGTGTGGCAAGACCCTGGGCATCATCGGGCTGGGCCGCGTCGGTCAGGCTGTGGCTGAACGGGCTCTCGCTTTCAAAATGAAGGTCCTGGGGTATGATCCGTTTCTGCCGGAGCACCGGGCGCGGGAATTGGGCATTCGTACCTGTCGAACTCTGGAAGACCTGTTCCCGGAGGTGGACTACCTCACGGTGCACACGCCGCTTAATGAACAGACACGCAACATGATTGATCGGCCGCAAATTCAGATGATGAAAAAGGGGGTGCGGATCATCAACTGTGCGCGCGGAGGCATCATCAACGAAGACGCATTGCTGGAAGGGCTGGAGAGCGGTCATATCGGCGGTGTCGCTCTCGACGTCTTTACGAAGGAACCTTGCACCAATAGTCCGCTCTTCGGAAAACCGAATGTGCTGTGCACACCCCATCTGGGAGCCAGCACCGAGGAAGCCCAAACGAACGTGGCTATCGAGGCGTGCGAGTTGCTCGTTGATTTCTTCACCACGGGCGCCGTGCGGAATTCCGTCAACATGGCCCCCCTCGATCCGAAGACCCTGGAAGGGCTGCGAGGGTATTTGGACCTTGTGTACCGTTTAGGTCTTCTGATGGCGCAGATTGACCGCGAGCCACCAACCCGCTGCAAGATCCGCTATCAGGGGGAAGTGGCCAATCGCGACACTCGCCTGCTTTCGGCGGCGTTTGCTGCGGGACTTCTGCAGCATGCCCTGGAACAGTCAGTCAATCTGGTCAACGCTCCCGTCCTGCTCCAGCAACGCGGAATTGAGCTTGCCGAAGAGCGGACCACGGACATCGGCGATTTCGCGTCTCAAGTGACGGTGGAAGTCTTTCGGAATGACAAGTCCGCCCTGGCGGCCGGCGCGCTGTTCGGCAAATCGCTGCCTCGCCTTGTTCAGAAAGGCGCGTTCAGGCTGGAAAGCCCCCTCGAGGGGACGATGCTCATCATGTATCACCGGGATGTCCCGGGAGTGATCGGGCGGGTCGGAGAAATCTTCGGTCGCCATAACGTCAATATCGCATTCCTCTCGCTGGGCCGGGCCGAAAACAAACCGGGCGGTGAGGCAATTGGCGTTCTGGCCCTCGACAGCTATCCCCCGGCGGAGGCTATCGCCGAGATTCTCAAGTTGGAACCGATCCATCGGGCAACAGTGGTCGTTTTGCCTCCGCGTGGGGAGCTTCCCCCCTGGTTGGGCGTTGGCATGCCCAAATGA
- a CDS encoding mevalonate kinase: MIIIKRRAYARAGLLGNPSDGYYGKTISVIVRNFYAEAVLYEWDQVELVLSQEDRSRFDSVYDLARDVRLHGYYGGIRLVKATIKKFVEYCQAQGIKLHERNFSIRYHSTIPRQVGLAGSSAIIVAVLRCLMDFYGVQIPQRVQPSLALAVETEELGIAGGLQDRVIQVYEGLVFMDFSRDKMENIHGYTCGVYEPLDLDYLPPLYLAYNTAIAEPTEVIHNDLRGRYLRGEPAVVEAMQKFADLAQQGRQALLERDWLTFGKLMDANFDLRRSILRLAPEHIEMVERARSVGVPAKFAGSGGAIVGLCPDDATFQKLKTEMAAIHCEVIRPHVRP; the protein is encoded by the coding sequence ATGATCATTATCAAACGTCGCGCTTACGCTCGGGCGGGTCTGCTGGGAAATCCCTCAGACGGTTATTACGGAAAGACCATCTCCGTGATTGTGCGGAATTTTTACGCCGAGGCCGTGCTATATGAGTGGGACCAGGTGGAGCTGGTTCTCAGCCAGGAAGACCGCAGTCGGTTTGACAGTGTCTATGATCTGGCGCGAGACGTCCGCCTCCACGGGTACTATGGTGGGATCCGCCTGGTGAAGGCCACGATCAAGAAGTTCGTCGAGTACTGCCAGGCACAAGGGATCAAACTCCATGAAAGGAATTTCTCCATCCGTTACCACAGCACGATACCGCGACAGGTGGGGCTTGCGGGATCCAGCGCCATCATCGTGGCCGTGCTGAGGTGTTTGATGGATTTCTACGGTGTGCAGATCCCGCAGCGGGTGCAACCATCGCTGGCCCTCGCCGTGGAAACCGAGGAGCTCGGCATTGCTGGGGGACTACAGGACCGCGTCATTCAGGTTTATGAAGGGCTCGTATTCATGGATTTCAGCCGTGACAAAATGGAGAACATTCACGGCTACACCTGCGGCGTCTACGAACCGCTGGATCTCGACTACCTCCCGCCGCTCTATCTGGCCTACAACACGGCCATCGCCGAGCCCACGGAGGTCATTCATAACGATCTTCGCGGTCGTTACCTCCGCGGAGAGCCTGCCGTGGTGGAGGCCATGCAGAAATTCGCGGACCTCGCACAGCAGGGACGCCAGGCCCTGCTGGAAAGGGATTGGCTGACCTTCGGAAAGCTGATGGATGCCAATTTCGATCTCCGTCGTTCGATATTGCGCTTGGCACCCGAGCACATCGAGATGGTCGAACGCGCTCGCAGTGTAGGAGTTCCGGCCAAATTTGCCGGTTCAGGTGGCGCCATTGTCGGACTCTGTCCTGATGATGCCACGTTCCAGAAACTCAAGACGGAGATGGCAGCCATCCACTGCGAGGTCATCCGACCACACGTCAGACCGTGA
- a CDS encoding type II secretion system F family protein yields the protein MLLSSRITKRQLVQLCHRFATQIEAGVDLRTICRREAERASRGAYRRAMRLIAEAVNKGYALADALVLTEDFFPRLFLQIVRIGEETGKLPEAFRLLAKYYEEEIARRRRFWSLLVWPLFELTFAIIVIGFLIWIMGEIGKRGDMVLDPLGFGLVGERGLLIYLTIVGSCAAGIAVLIWASRRGLLWTRPIQMLVDLLPILGDIARTLALARFTWALSITSRSSLDVRVAVDLALQAAEHPAFTALRRPVWASIQAGHSLSRIFESTGLFPVDWLDAFRVGEESGKLDEVLERLSRLGMERASRAMKVLSVVGAVMVTLLIAAIIIFMIFRLAMFYVGQIYSAIPQ from the coding sequence ATGCTCCTCAGTAGCCGAATCACCAAACGTCAGCTCGTACAGCTTTGCCATCGCTTCGCAACCCAGATTGAAGCCGGGGTGGACCTCCGAACCATTTGTCGGCGGGAAGCGGAACGCGCTAGTCGCGGCGCCTACCGCCGCGCGATGCGACTGATCGCGGAAGCAGTCAATAAGGGTTACGCCTTGGCCGACGCACTGGTCCTCACCGAAGATTTTTTTCCCCGACTTTTTCTGCAAATAGTGCGGATTGGGGAAGAGACCGGCAAATTGCCCGAGGCTTTTCGCCTTCTCGCAAAATATTACGAGGAAGAAATTGCCAGACGGCGCAGGTTCTGGTCGCTCCTCGTTTGGCCCCTCTTTGAACTCACCTTTGCCATCATTGTGATCGGGTTTCTCATCTGGATCATGGGCGAAATCGGCAAGAGGGGCGACATGGTGCTGGATCCGCTCGGCTTTGGGTTGGTCGGCGAGAGGGGTCTCCTCATCTACCTGACGATTGTGGGAAGTTGCGCGGCGGGGATCGCGGTCCTCATCTGGGCTTCCCGACGCGGCCTGCTCTGGACCAGGCCGATCCAGATGCTCGTGGATTTGTTGCCCATCCTGGGGGATATTGCCCGCACACTGGCCCTGGCACGGTTCACCTGGGCACTTTCCATCACTTCGCGATCATCGCTGGACGTGAGAGTTGCGGTGGATTTAGCCCTTCAGGCCGCGGAGCATCCCGCGTTCACCGCGCTCCGGCGTCCTGTATGGGCGTCAATCCAGGCCGGACATTCCCTGTCTCGAATCTTCGAAAGCACCGGGTTGTTCCCGGTGGACTGGCTTGATGCATTCCGCGTGGGGGAGGAGAGCGGTAAACTGGACGAGGTCCTGGAAAGGCTCAGCCGCCTCGGCATGGAGCGCGCGAGTCGGGCTATGAAGGTCCTCAGTGTGGTTGGTGCTGTAATGGTCACCCTTCTGATCGCGGCAATTATCATTTTCATGATTTTCCGGCTGGCCATGTTTTACGTGGGGCAAATTTACAGCGCCATCCCCCAGTGA